Below is a window of Synechococcus sp. PCC 7335 DNA.
GCAACGTGATTAAGCTACCCAAGCTTAACGAAGAACGGCTGCTGAAGAAAGCGCGTGAGTATCTAGATGTGATCGCAAATGAGCAGGCATGGGAGGAGAGCGATCGCGAGCGCCGCTGGCAAGAGATCAAGGCCGAAGTCCAGGCGACTGGCACCTATACCCATACCTATGAAGAACTGGCCTATGGCGCACAGCTAGCCTGGCGCAACACCTCCAAGTGTATTGGCCGCATTCAGTGGAGCAATATGGTGGTGCGCGATCGCCGCCACGTCACCGACCCAGACGAAATGTTCCAAGAATTAGAAGAACATCTGCGCCTAGGCACCAACGGCGGCAACATTCAGATTGTTATGACCGTATTTCGGCCCAAGCTACCCAAAGAGCGCTGGGGGCCGCGCATTTGGAATCCGCAGCTAATTCGCTACGCCGCTTACGAAATGCCAGACGGCAGCATTATGGGCGATGCGGCCAATCTAGAACTCACCCATCAAATTATTGAAAAAATGGGTTGGCAGCCGCCAGAGCCGCGCAGTCCTTACGACATTTTGCCGCTGGTGATCGAAGTGCCTCGCCACGAACCCAGGCTCTACAGCTTTGCGCCAGAAGAGATTCTCGAAGTTGAAATTGAGCATCCGACTATTCCAGACTTCAAGACGCTGGGACTGCGCTGGTATGCGGTGCCGGCGATCAGCAACTTTCGGATGGATATTGGCGGGGTGACCTACGCCTGTTTACCTTTTAATGGCTGGTATATGGGCACCGAAATTGCTCGTGACTTTTTAGAAGGCGGGCGCTACGGCAAGATGAAGGCGATCGCTAATCTGCTAGGTCTAAATACCAGCTCGGAGCAAACGCTTTGGCGCGATCGCGTTGCCCTAGAGATGAACATCGCCGTTCTGCACTCATTCCAAAAAGCAAAAGTGACGATGGTGGATCATCAGTCAGCCGCCCAGCAGTTTCTAGCCCACGATCTAAGAGAGAAAAGAGCGGGCCGCGAATGTCCTGCCGACTACGGCTGGGTCGTGCCGCCCGCTGGCGGTAGCGCCTGTCCTGTATGGCATCACCAGATGCGAGACTTCTACTTAGAGCCTGCCTACCACCACGCCGCTGACCGTTGGGCCGTTGAAGCCGATATCGATCTAGAACAGTTTGTTCAAACCACGCATGAAAGTGACCACCAGCGCGATCGCATTCTCATTCTCTTTGGCTCCGAGACAGGAACCGCCGAAGGCTTTGCTAGACGCGCTGCTCGTCAGCTTAGCGCCTATCATCCCAAGGTGATGGCCTTAGACGACTACAACGTCAACACTCTTGACGAAGAAAAGCTGTTGTTAGTGGTTACTTCTACCTTCGGCAATGGAGAAGTTCCGGGCAACGCTCAACAGTTCACTCAGTGGCTAAAGCAACAGCCCTCAGATACGCTCAATGGCCTCAACTATTCCGTACTAGGGATCGGCAGCACCGTCTATGAACACTTCTGCGCCGCTGGCATCACCCTTGATAAGGCCTTAGCCAAAGCAGGCGCAAACTCAGTGGTTCCCCTACATAAAGGCGACGAAATCAAAGGACAAGCCGACACCTTCAAGCGATGGCTTAGCCTAATCTCTCGCATTCTCGGAGCCGACAGCACTAGCACCACCCCTACTACCTCCAAACTAAAAGTCACCTATCTCGCTGACTCTGAATCTCACGCTCTCCTTAATTTGGAAGCTGAGCACAGCCACAGCCGAGTCCCTGTGCTTACAAACCAAGAACTCCTCAAAGCAGTCACTCCTGGCAGCCGCTCCACTCGCTATTTACTGTTCGATACCGCAAAGACAGAAATTGCTTATGAAACAGGCGATCACGTCTCTGTTCATCCTCACAACCCTGAGGAACTGGTCTTAAGAGTATGCGATCGCCTTAGTCTCTCCCCCGACACTGCCTTTAGCGCCAAGTACGTCCTACCTGATGGCAGGCAGCTAGAAGACGAGCCGCCGATCGCCGTGCCGACAACCGTGGGGCAGGCATTGACTGAAGATCTAGATCTAGCCTTTAAAGAACCCTTTGGCGAACTGTTGAATGTTTTGCACCAGGCTGCTGAGAACACCGAAGAGAAGATTCGTTTGGAGACCTGGTTGGAGATTCTAGCACTTGAAGACGGCCATGAAGAGAACGCGGCTCTGCGCAAAATGCTGCGCGATAACTTCATGAGCGTCGCCGATCTCTTTGATGAGTTTCCCTCTGCTCAAATCACGTTGGAGATGCTGCTAGAGGTGCTACCCAAAGAAAAGCCAAGGCTATACTCTATCTCTTCTTGCCCGCAGCTACAGCCGGGCAAGCTACAGATTACAGTCGGCGTGTTGCAGATTCAAACCGATGCTGGCAAAACGCGTCAGGGATTATGCTCCAACTATCTAGCCGGATTGAGCGAAGGTGATTTAGTTCGCATAGAAACTCACACCTCTGATTTTCGCCCACCAAACGATCCAAGCGCGCCTTTGCTGATGGTTGGGCCTGGAACTGGAATCTCGCCGCTAATTGCCTTCTTACAGCACAGGGAATATTTAAACAGTCAGGGGATACCGCTCGGTAAAGCCACGTTATATACAGGCTGTCGTAACCACGACGACTTTTTGTATGAAGACCAGCTCAGAGTTTGGCTAGAACAGGGCACTCTCACCGACTTGCAGGTCGCTTTCTCGCGGCTAACGGCGCAAAAGGTGTATGTACAGAATCTGATGCAAGACAATGCGCGATCACTCTGGCAACAGCTTTCACATTCACAATGTCACTATTATGTTTGCGGCGACGCCAAGATGGCCGACAATGTGTTTGAGGTATTTATGCAAATTGCTAAGACAGAAGGAGGATTGACTCACTTAGAAGCGGTTGATTTCTTCAATCGCATGAAGAGCGAAAAACGTTTCTCAACAGATGTTTGGGGCGTTACTCTCAACTTCAAACAGGCCATCAAACAAGTGGAGAAAGACAACTACGCTCGCGCCGAAAAATGGCTAGCCAACTTGTAGCAATCTCTTTTCTCTTCATTCACTACGTATCCGCACAACCCCTATGCACCTTCAACAGTTCTGGGAAAAGTATAGAGAATCGCAGCGTCACTTTTCTCGTATTGATCTGCCTCATGCCGATTTCTATCAGGCAAATTTGAGTGGATTCGATTTTAGTCAGAGTAACTTGGCTTTTGCTGATTTGATATGGGCCGACATCAGCGGCGCCAGCTTTGAAGGTGCAGACCTGCGTCGCAGCGTAGCTATCTGGATGCAGGGACTCTGGACAGATTTCAGCGGCGCTAACCTTAGTGGCGTTGACTTTAGCTGTGCAAATATCCAGTCGGCGGATCTAAGCAGGGCAGACTTTACAGCAGCCAAACTCTCCGGTGCACAAATGACTGGTGCTTGTGCACGACAGGCTTGCTTTCAGGCTGCAAACCTCTGGGGCGTGGGGGCGTCACAGGTTGATTTTAGCGGGGCCTGCATGAAAGAAACAACGCTGTCCACAGCAAATTTTCAGGCCGCTCAGTTTGTCGCCACAGACTTGAGCAGCGCCGATCTGAGCGGTGCAAATCTAGAGAATGTCAACTTGAGAGATGCCAACCTCAGCGGTGCGAATCTTCGGGGTACAAGCTTGAAAGGGGCCAATCTAAGAGGGGCCAATCTGTCTATGAGCGATCTTACAGATACGGACTTTACACACGCTCACCTGACTCGTACAATTTTTTCAGATCGAGGGTATGAAGATACCCTAATCGCTTGATGAAAAGTCTCTTAAAGTTTGTTTTAGTCTTAGTTCCTGCCATCTCAGCAATCTGTTTTGGCCCGACTTTAAAGACATCTGCTACGCCATTGATAGAAACCGCTATCACCCCCGATCAAACGCTTGGCGCAGAGCAGTCTAGACTGATAGACACCCTTGATCGCATTCGAGTTGAAGGGGGAGCAGAAAGAGGTAGTGCTCTATTCCACAGCTTCCTAGACTTCAACGTAGGGGAAGGGCAGCGGATCTACTTTGTTGGATCTGATGGAATTGCGAACATTTTGACTAGAGTAACAGGCACTCAGGCATCTAATATTCTAGGAACACTGGGCGTCGAGGGGTCGGCTAATTTGTTCTTGATGAATCCCAATGGTGTCTTGTTCGGAGAGAACGCACAGCTTGATCTATCTGGATCATTTGCAGCGACAACAGCAGAACAACTTTGGATAGAAGGGACTGAGTTTAGTGCGGTGCGACCCAAAGCGCTACCATTATTGAGCGTTAGTTTGTCTCCAGGACTTCAGTATGGAGCCAGTCGCCCAAACAGCGTAGTCGAGAATCAAGCGAGTCTGAGTATTCGTGAACAACAAAGTCTGACGCTACAGGGAGGAACGGTTCGACAGCTAGGAGAAATACTTTCACCAGGCGGATATGTTGATCTTTCTGGAGATATGATTGAGCTAGCGGGAGTAGTGGATACGCGATCGCATAACGGCCAAACCGGTATCCTCCTAATTGATCCAAAAAACATTGTGATTCGAGACGGTGAACCGCTCAGCGGCGACGACGTCAGCTTTGCACTTCTTACGAACAACGTCACATTGCAAGCTGATAATGACATCACGATAGCAGATGATATCGCGACTGCTACTGAGAATGATCTGACATTTTCAACCGGGCGATCGCTCACTATCGGACCTAACCAAAGCATTCTCCTAAACGGAGGAGATT
It encodes the following:
- a CDS encoding nitric oxide synthase oxygenase; this translates as MLVNDSRPTVEAHVLSVVRLVELCASGIPSNNEFKYKANVRVTCSGTEQSNTQLMTRLQPSWLVDIAHPSNCLFTVTLFYRQGGLGQPWHEAGSIKVTTADLFDKQRSVEISRPVATWPAAPELMLNARFTCSDHTSQSGEAVSLSLAGTRANASRRPTSLALVSDDSIELPEAIPLTYSEAVIVKDVWNKLRAWKELQMETFFKRLLLEVPELDYIFGEAFESIPDYFFEMFDCCVRELCPHTENVVWEPMMGVPPEKGDAFDTVADYGALFADIGMQPQHWLRARQVWMWMLPQIPYLEEYDREDLAKGNKSALCKFFNTHVIGGMVAARDRYDSALPPALVQKMADSWQYFAPRKNEMGVEFYQTLFERYPQVLPIFGRADMDYLSTHLFQSLEFIFLCLAEGSTERLMKELRHLGRLHGNAGVPSFAYGAISEVMISMFEKYVPGFDEQLKEAWQVLIARVSNVIKLPKLNEERLLKKAREYLDVIANEQAWEESDRERRWQEIKAEVQATGTYTHTYEELAYGAQLAWRNTSKCIGRIQWSNMVVRDRRHVTDPDEMFQELEEHLRLGTNGGNIQIVMTVFRPKLPKERWGPRIWNPQLIRYAAYEMPDGSIMGDAANLELTHQIIEKMGWQPPEPRSPYDILPLVIEVPRHEPRLYSFAPEEILEVEIEHPTIPDFKTLGLRWYAVPAISNFRMDIGGVTYACLPFNGWYMGTEIARDFLEGGRYGKMKAIANLLGLNTSSEQTLWRDRVALEMNIAVLHSFQKAKVTMVDHQSAAQQFLAHDLREKRAGRECPADYGWVVPPAGGSACPVWHHQMRDFYLEPAYHHAADRWAVEADIDLEQFVQTTHESDHQRDRILILFGSETGTAEGFARRAARQLSAYHPKVMALDDYNVNTLDEEKLLLVVTSTFGNGEVPGNAQQFTQWLKQQPSDTLNGLNYSVLGIGSTVYEHFCAAGITLDKALAKAGANSVVPLHKGDEIKGQADTFKRWLSLISRILGADSTSTTPTTSKLKVTYLADSESHALLNLEAEHSHSRVPVLTNQELLKAVTPGSRSTRYLLFDTAKTEIAYETGDHVSVHPHNPEELVLRVCDRLSLSPDTAFSAKYVLPDGRQLEDEPPIAVPTTVGQALTEDLDLAFKEPFGELLNVLHQAAENTEEKIRLETWLEILALEDGHEENAALRKMLRDNFMSVADLFDEFPSAQITLEMLLEVLPKEKPRLYSISSCPQLQPGKLQITVGVLQIQTDAGKTRQGLCSNYLAGLSEGDLVRIETHTSDFRPPNDPSAPLLMVGPGTGISPLIAFLQHREYLNSQGIPLGKATLYTGCRNHDDFLYEDQLRVWLEQGTLTDLQVAFSRLTAQKVYVQNLMQDNARSLWQQLSHSQCHYYVCGDAKMADNVFEVFMQIAKTEGGLTHLEAVDFFNRMKSEKRFSTDVWGVTLNFKQAIKQVEKDNYARAEKWLANL
- a CDS encoding pentapeptide repeat-containing protein; protein product: MHLQQFWEKYRESQRHFSRIDLPHADFYQANLSGFDFSQSNLAFADLIWADISGASFEGADLRRSVAIWMQGLWTDFSGANLSGVDFSCANIQSADLSRADFTAAKLSGAQMTGACARQACFQAANLWGVGASQVDFSGACMKETTLSTANFQAAQFVATDLSSADLSGANLENVNLRDANLSGANLRGTSLKGANLRGANLSMSDLTDTDFTHAHLTRTIFSDRGYEDTLIA